The Caloenas nicobarica isolate bCalNic1 chromosome Z, bCalNic1.hap1, whole genome shotgun sequence region CCAAAATAGACCATGGAAAAATATAGCGAAAACAATGGAAAGACATGAGGCATGAACAGTAATTAAGTAACGACCAAACCAGACCccaccaaacaacagaaaaagaactgaGAGGGAAATAGAGAAAATGCAGTAGTATGAAGGCgtaacaaaacaaaggaatttCACCACGCAAACAGTAAAAATTGGAAAAACTGAACTTTTTGCAGAGGACTTCTTCCCCTGTGCAGCAGAAAGGGACCGTGGTCATGAGAAACTTCCcgactggaaaacagaaaaatcatccTATATAGAAAACTTCTGGGTGCATTTCTTTCACTGTTCATTAAGCAATAGCTTAGAAAAGAATTCTTATCCCCCATCACAATGAAGTTCAAACTGaggaaagggaaacaaagaCATCACAGAAGCTTCATCAAGAAACACTCGGTGTTCAAGTCCTCAGACCCACGGCCACCTCCTCAAAGGACATCTGGACAGAGAGAGCTCCTGAGATTCCTGACACACATCTCGTAAAACCCCAGAATGAGAAAAGTAATGATGTAATcatacaaaccaaaaaaaaggacCAAGACACCGAAAgtaaaaaagccacaaaaacaaTTGGAGTGTTACACAAGGAAAAGAGActaagaaagaaagggaaattcAGTGAAACACAACAGGCACAAGCGCTCAcgagaggaaaaggaaaaaccacaaacacatcACCAGCAAGATGGCACCACGTGTCACCACCACCCCAGCGCTTTCGCATCCCCCGCTCAACCACCACTGCAGCCAACCTGCCCCCAGCACACCACCAGCAAAGCACCAACACCGCCCGCCCCACGCACGGACACCCCACCAACGCACTTCCCCAAGACCACCACAGCCACCAGCCACCGCTGGAAACCACAGCCGGAAACTCGCCGCCATCAGAAAGCCAGGAAGGGAAACCGCGGCAACACATAAAGCCAGcgagccagcagcagcccaagcacaGCGCCCACCCGCACCACCAGCCAGCCTGACCgggctcctgcccagcaccacccagcagcacccacagccccaccatGGCTGCGCCCGACACCCCACGGCCCCGCCTGCCGCACGGCGCCCCGgcgctcctgctcctcctcacgGCTCTCGCCACCGCCACCGCCTGCCACCACCTGCGGCCCCGCCACGCCACCTTCCCCTGggacagcctccagctcctccaggccatggctcccagccccacacagccctgccACCACCAGCACGCGCCCTCCTTCCCCGACACCCTCCTCAACGCCCCCCGCTCGCAACAACCCGCCGCCGCCCTCGCCATCCTCCAGCACCTCTTGCAAATCctcagcagcaacaacatcccccagcactggcaccacCAGCCACGGGACCACCTCCTCAACAGCCTCCAGcaccacagccagcagctccagcactgcctgaCACACAACAGGACGCTCTTCAGAAGGCAAGGGCCCCGCAACCTGCTGCTCACCATCCACAAATACTTCGGGGACATCCAGGACTTCCTCCGCAACCACAGTTACAGCGCCTGTGCCTGGGACCACGTCCGCCTCCAAGCTCACGACTGCTTCCAGCACCTCCACAACCTCACCAGCACCACCCCCAATTAGACCAACGACCCCCAACAACCCGCACGGCCCCACGCACACCAGCCTCGCCACCGCTGGACCACCGCCCCATCCCACCTCCATCCTCACGCCCCCTGACCCACCGCAAGAGCTGCTGCCACAAcggccctgcacccccagcctccaCCCACCGCCCCCCTATTTATACACCTCCCTCTATTTATTTGGACAATGCTTTCTCTCTATTTATTCAACACTAAATAAAGACCTGCTGCAAAAAGCTTGGTGGTGCCTCTCGTCTCAGAAGCACAGCAACAAACCTTTGGGCTGGGGGAAGCCCCCTCCACTCAACACCCAGCCCAACCCCACTCCAAACTGGGctctgcacagcccctgcccactCCCCTCTTTGGCACCTCCCCAAGGAGGCGCTTTCATAGGGTCGCAGAATGTCCtaagctggaagggaccctcaacGATCATCGAGTCctactcctgtccctgcacaggacaaccccacagttcacaccatgtgtctgagggtgttgtccagtctcttcttgagcactgtcaggcttggggccatgacatctcccctggggagcctgttccagtgctccaccaccctctgggggaagaaccttttcctaacatccaaccTAACGCCccccccggcacatcttcctgccattccttcGGGTTCTGCCATTGGTTGCCAGAGAcaggagatcagcacctgcccctctttaTCCCCTTGTGAAGAaactgtagactgcaatgaggtctcttctgaatcttctccaggctgaacaaaccaagtgactttagccactcaTCATACGACTTCTCCTCAAAACCCTTCtccaacttcgtagcctcttctggacactctccagtagctttataccTTTCTTGTCCTGTgctgcccagacctgcacacagtgctccaggtgaggctgcaccagtgcggagcagagcgggacaatcacctccctgcccggctggccatgctgtgcttcatgcacccaggacacggttgccctcctggctgccaggaaacactgttggctcatgttcaacttgccatccaCCAGAACTCCCTCagatttctctgcagagcttctCTCCAGCCTCTCGTGCCACAGTCTGTACGTACAGCCAAAGTTGCCGGGTCCCAGATGCAAAATCCAACACTTGCCATCGctgaacttcatgcggttggtgactgcccagttctccagttcaTCCAGATCCCACTACAGGGCCTCTCTACCCTTGAAAGCATCAACAGCTCCtaccaattttgtgtcatcagcaaacggactaagtaatccctcaagtcctgagtctaagtcatttattaTGACACTGAAGagcgctggccctaagatggatccctgggGAGCCCACTAGTCACTGGTtgccagcccaacataaccccaatttactagaaccctttgatcccggcccgtcagccaattgctcacccactgcattgtgtgctTATCCAGCTGCGggctggacatcttgtccaggaggatgctgtgagagacagaagaaaaggctttactgaaatccaaaaagatcacgtcgacaggcttcccttggtcagctAGGTGGGTAATCTTGTCGTAGAAAGGAACGAAGTTTGTCAAGCAGGACTTTCAACTCAAGAACCTGTGCGAGCTGGGACCAACgactgcgttgtcattcagatgttttccagtaactcccagaacaatcttctccatgattttgccgGGAACAGAAacgaggctgacaggcctgtagttgtcAGGGTCAGCCCTTTTGCCATTCTTCTAGATTGGgacaacatttgccagcttccagtcaactgagACCTCTCCAGATGCCCAGgaacactgaaaaatcacagacaCACGTCTCGCTATGACggcagccagctctttaagcgCCCTCGGACGAATCACATCGGGTCCCACAGACTTACAGGGATACGGCTGGAGTAGAAAATCCCATACCACTTCCGGAAtgattgggagtttattgttcAAGCTGCCACGGTTCTCaacccagggctgtgggggccCCCAAGTCCATCTTCGCTGTTGAAGTCCAAGGCGAAGAGAGCAATAAACTAACAAGGGGACCACGCTCATTGAGTAACGGcacaatgttatttctagtttgccttttgccgCTAACATATcttaaaaagccctttttattgtccttacagtactggccagcttcaattctaattgagctctGACCGTGCAAATTTCCTCCCTACGAGGGCGAGCAACATTTCTGTAGTGCTCCCATGACGCCTGACCTTGTTTTCGATGACCATACAACTTCTTTTTCCACCATATTTCAAGAAGATCTCTGCTCAACCAAGCTGGCTTTGTGCCTCACCTGCTACATCTTCGGCATTTTGGAATTCCCTGCTCATGTGCTTTTAGTAGGTGGTACTTAAAAACTGACCAACACTGATGCACCCCAACACCTTCGGAAGCTTCTTCCCAAGGAATCTTACTCAGTAGctctctgagcagcctcagttctgctctcctcatatctAGGGTTGAggtcttgctggcagttttcctccCATTAGCCAAGATTTCAAACCTGATTCCTTAGTGGTCGCTGTGGCCAAGAGAGTCACCAGTTGCCACTTTTCCTCACGAGACCCTCTCCGTTACTGAGAATTAAATCTAGGAGGCACCTTTCCCTGTCGGACCCCTTAGTACCCATAACAAGACTTTATCGTCCAGATGctttaggaatcttctggacctgttggtgccagctgtgtgatatGCCCAGCtgacatctggcaagttgaagGCCCCATAAGGACAAAGGCAGATGACTCAGAGGCTTCGCTTAGTTCCTTAAAGGACAACTGAGCAGCGTCATCATCCTGCTTGGGTGGCCTATAGCAGATTCTCATGATGACATCAGCTTTATTTGTCTGTCTGTTAATCCTGACCCAGAGGGTCCCAACTTTGCCATCGccaactgccagctccatgcactccagcCCCTCCGTTACGCACagtgccacccccagctcctaCCCCGCCTGTCCCTTCCCAATAGCTGTACCCGTCCACTGTGGCACACCACTCACAGGATACATCCCACCACGTTTCCCTGccctcagctgctctctccTTGGCGCTGCTTGAAAACCACCTTGTGGCATCAACTGCTCCACGGCAACACGGACAAGCTGCAGCCACGGACCTCCAAGGTCAGCTACCTGCTGCAGTGACAGCACCCAGGGACGTCACATCATCCTGCACATCACAGCGCCCCAAGCACAGCACCCACCAACACAACGCTGCCTGACAAGACCGGGGCTCCCAGCCCGACAACACCACGCACCTTTCCCCTGCTCCAAATCCCTTCATGAAACTCATGGCAGCCTCTCTCACCCCAGCTCCACCACAAGAGCCTTGCTCTTGGAGGGGACACAGATACCTCAGCGAGTACAAccccaaaatattctgaaagatATTTGCAGAAAGGGGAAACATTCTTCCACCTGCAAAGCTGCAGATGctatagagaaaaagaaagaaacaaaccaactccattaaaatatttctcaataagaaatagaaggaaaaggTGCATTAGCTCCTATATACATATACTATCAGGGCATGccacaggaaaaatacatgttgGTAGGTagagaaacttgaaaataaaaacctaaaaagACAACTCCCAAGACAGACGAAAAGGAAACCCTGAAGTGCATCCCCAGCACGGCTGCCCCAAAAGCCTCTGCCGCACTTTCACATCCCCCGCTGAACCACAGCAGCAGCGGAGCCAGGCTCCCCCCGCACCCCGACAGCAgccctgggaaaaaaacagctcttCTTCCCTAGGGCAGGGCCAACCCGCTCACACCTTGACAAGAACAACCAATGCGGTgaggagaaagcaaacagaaagcgAAACCGAAAATGGAAATAGGGAAATTCTGCTCAGATGATGAAAGGAAAGCCATGGCGCCACATAAAGCcatgcacacagcagcagcccaagcacaGCGCCCACCCGCACCACCAGCCAGCCTGACCgggctcctgcccagcaccacccagcagcacccacagccccaccatGGCTGCGCCCGACACCCCACGGCCCCGCCTGCCGCACGGCGCCCCGgcgctcctgctcctcctcacgGCTCTCGCCACCGCCACCGCCTGCCACCACCTGCAGCCCCGCCACGCCACCTTCCCCTGggacagcctccagctcctccaggccatggctcccagccccacacagccctgccACCGCCAGCACGcgccctccttcccttccccgacACCCTCCTCAACACCCCCCGCTCGCAACAACCCGCCGCCGCCCTCGCCATCCTCCAGCACCTCTTGCAAATCctcagcagcaacaacatcccccagcactggcaccacCAGCCACGGGACCACCTCCTCAACAGCCTCCACCACTTCATCCACCACCTGGAGCACTGCCTGACACACAACAGGACGCTCTTCAGAAGGCACGGGCCCCGCAACCTGCTGCTCACCATCCGCAAATACTTCGGGGACATCCAGGACTTCCTCCGCACCCACAGTTACAGCGCCTGTGCCTGGGACCACGTCCGCCTCCAAGCTCACGCCTGCTTCCAGCTCATGGACGAACTCATGGGGCAGATGAAGAGCCGAACCGCTCCTGCCCTCCACCAAACCCGCCTGCGCCCAACGCCCATTCCCAGCCAACACCAGCGGCTGCAGACGGAGCAGAGGCCGCAGCAGCCCGGGCTGGGATGGCTCAGCGCCGCTCCCACCGCTCCCAGACAGGAGCCGACGGCGACACGGGCGTGAGCACAGGggggtccaggctgcagcacgGCCGCACACCCACCTCCGCTGGAATGGAAGGAGGAGGAACCTGCTGTGCCGCTCACTCACGGAGAGCCGCCAGGCGATGGGGATACGGCTGGTACTTATCACCCACGGCGTTATGGGGCCCGTCTGGACTGCGACCTCCcctgagggaggggaaggtcCCTATGGACACTCTGGGACTCTCACGCCAATGACTATTTATCACAGAGCTctaactatttatttatttatttatttatttatttagctggCCATTGATTTATGTATCGATATTATTCACAGAGATTATTTATTCCCTTGTTGGAAATAAAGACTTCTTGCataagcaaaagaagaaaagagatcgTCATCACGCATGCACTTGACAAGCAAAGACAAGGTCTCTGCAGGCTGCCGGGGATGAGCCCCcctcctgcaccctgtcccaCTGACGCCTCCTGACCCAGCAAAGGCTCCGGACAGCAGGAcactgctggggacacaccATGGGCCTCCAAGCCCACAGGCATCTCCCGCTGATGCTGGACCCGTGGAGCACACGCTCACCCAGACCACAGGACGCCTGCCCGGCGcgctcctcctctcccaccacccaccctctctcttcccagccCTCTCCCACTGCCAACACATGAAACCCATCCCCAAAACACCACCCATCACAAACAACCAGTCAGCAATGCCACAGCACGGCTTGGGTGtcctgcttttcttaaaaacaacaccGGTTTCTCTTCTAGTGAACTTTCCTTTCGGCCAAGttcttctaaataactgcactTTTCGGAATTTGGATGCGTGTTTTTGCAGACGCTGTTCGCTCTGGAGCTGGTAACGGTAGCAATGATATGCAGAAGAGTCCCAGGTTTAGACTTATTGCTTTGGCAGCCAAGCTTACTGAGAAATTTTGCACGTCCCATAAGTGACACgggcgtatttgcaaggaggggcgaACGGAACAGctgactaaaattgaccaactaagtattccacaCCATATACGTCGTACACCCGAGAAAAGTGGGAGATGatgagggtctcgctctcttcgacCACGGCCCGCATCTCAAGAGGACCCTCCCTGTTGTGCCCGCGATCCCAGGCCTGgctccagaccctgcatccctgaatccagtccCGCTTTACTGCAGAGTCCGGCCCAGGCcttccgggtgcctgccctgcagccgctgcagcAACGCCAGCTCCGCCCCAGGCAACGCTGCGCTACCccgggaaattcaagattgcGTTTCTATAtttggt contains the following coding sequences:
- the LOC136002054 gene encoding interferon-like; this translates as MAAPDTPRPRLPHGAPALLLLLTALATATACHHLRPRHATFPWDSLQLLQAMAPSPTQPCHHQHAPSFPDTLLNAPRSQQPAAALAILQHLLQILSSNNIPQHWHHQPRDHLLNSLQHHSQQLQHCLTHNRTLFRRQGPRNLLLTIHKYFGDIQDFLRNHSYSACAWDHVRLQAHDCFQHLHNLTSTTPN